From Deltaproteobacteria bacterium:
CTTCTACCGTACGGCGAATGTCGTTCTCCGGGTCAGGCCAATGTACCAGGTAAAGGTCGATGTAGTCTGTGTTCAGGTCCTTGAGGGACTGCTCAAGCATAGCCCTGGTTGATTCAGGACTGTTGTCGAGGCGAACGTTTTTTTGGTCGTCCCAGGTGATTCCTGACTTGCTAACGATAAAAGCTTTTTCACGGCGCTCTCCTTGAAGAGCTGCACCGAGTCGTCTCTCGCTTGCGCCAAATCCATAAATCGGAGCGGTATCGAATAGATTGATTCCGTTGTCTTGTGCTGCGTGGACGAGAGCTATTGAGTCATCGTCGCTAATATGGCCGAACCCATAACCGCCGCCTTCACCGCTGATGGCGGCTGCTCCCATGCCGATAACGGATACTTCAACATCTAATTTTCCAAATGAACGGTATTTCACAATGCGTCTCCTTAAGCGCGGCAGGAGCTGCATTACAAATATTCGAGCCATACGTAAGTGGGATTCTCGCAAGATAGTCGATTTTATTTATCTCGAGGATAGATTGTGTGTTCTGCGGGAGGGTCTCTTTGTAAGGTAATAATTTTAAACGGTTTCTATCCGCGTCCAAGGGGCCAGATTTACTCGCAAACCTCGGTGGGTGTACCTGCGCAGCAGTGAGGTTCCTTGTATTCACACACCGGGCCAGTGGCTTCGCCGGCAAGGATCTTGTCGATCCAGATAAAAGTCTCCGGTAGCGACCATTGAATGCCCTCCGAGTGTTCAGCTCCCGTGCAGATATTGTACTCAACCGGGACACCATTATCACACATAGCTTGGTAGGCATGTGCATAGGGCCCGGGAGGAATCATCGCATCGTTTTCTGCGTAATAAAGCAGGGTCGGTGCCTTTTTTACCGTGGGTATCGAGCTGTACAAGATTGAGTTTTCTCTTACCAAACAATTCCAATGTTCAATACTTGATGTCCCTGAATCAAGAATTGCGGCAACGTGGTCTGGATTATAAATTTTATCGATGCTGTCCATTGATTGATGCAGATCCGACTCGTAGGCACAGTTTTCAGGGTCGTAGAGAACTGAGTGCGCGTTATCGGCAAAGAAATGAGGCTCGGTATTTGAAAGTAGGGAGCTTAACGGTGCGTCAAATCCATACCACTTGTGCCCACTGGTATGCATGACCGCGCTGTAGAAACTATTCCCAGAATAGATATCCACTGCGAGGTCCGAAGACTTAAGCATGTCGAGCACGGGGACGAGTCCTACCACCGCCGAAACGTCGAAGTCTGGAGCATAGTACGGTCCAAAGCGTTCCTGGAAGAATATCGATAAAGAGCCTTGCGATGCACCAGCAAGGACCGTTTGCTTGGTGGTGGTAATGCTTGGCTCAAGCTGAGTTATGAGGCTTTCACCGGCTCGTAGGGCATCCCATGCACCAATCGCAGCGGGCTCGCCGAGTTCATAGGCGTGTGTGACCGTCGACGGTGCACCGTGGCTTGTCATGCCTATGTAATCAGAAGCAACCACGACATAACCTTGGCTAGCCATTCCGGCGATGGCCATTTGATAGACGAAATTTCTACCACCAGCACATGCGTCTGAAAATCCTAAAGTGACATGAGAGTAGGAGAGGAGCGGAAGTGGGACGTTGCCAAGAGACGCTCCAACGGGGAACCCAATCATAGCGGTGGCCTCGATTTCCTGTCCTCTATCCTGTGTGGTGTATCTGAATCGGTAAACCTTGGCATCATGTTTCGGTGTCATGTTGAGCCCACCTGCGGCCAAAATGGCACCGAGTGATTCTGCTGGCATGTCCACGACGGGGCTTTCTTCCTGGCTAACAATTTTACCAAGCGTGGATGGGTCTATAAGGTCGTAGGCATCCATTCCACAAAGTGCGACAGGAAGGTCTCGATAGCTTAAGGTTGAATCAGCCGGAGTTTGCCCCGGGTCCTCGACTTCAGTTTCAGCGTCGGAATCTTTGTCGGAGCAAGCCGCTGCGGCGGCGATAAAAGAGATCAGTACAACCCGTGATAGCCAGCGTTTATTCGTGTTCTTCTCCCTGCACCGACAAGCATATCGCCGATTGAGAGACGGATACCAGGAGAGGTTGAGCCGTGATAGTGCCTGTATTTCTAGCTCATTGATAAGTATGGCTGAAGTAGCTGTTTTGAAGACGCTTTTACGGAGACTGATAAACGGACTTATCAGTTATGTTAGAGTCCACCGAGCTGAAGGCTGTATGCGTTTACCGGGTGGCCCGCCACCACGAAGGACCGCTCTTCAAAGATTTTACGCTTAGCCCTGAGTTGTTTCCATGCGTTCTCGCTGAATAGAATCTCTCCAGTTTGTGCAAGGTCTTCGCCCAGTTTGCAGGCCATATTAAAGTCCGAGCCCCACATGTCGGCTTGAGTGAGAAGGGTGGGCCCGTAACCAACGCCAACCGAGAGGTCGATGCGATGAGAGTCATCCACGCTCTGATTGAGTTTTCGAGTTGCCTTGTTCACGTGCCCAAGTGCGTGGAGCGCTTTGGCCGGGCTGGGGAAGTGCGCGAAGAGATTATCAGCTTCAGTTTTAACAACGGTACCATGGCTTGATTCTACAATAGGCTGCAGGGTGGTACGCATCATCTCCACCATTGCTAGATAATGGAGGATACCAAATTCGCGCGCGCGCGCGGTAAAGCCTGCCATGTCGATAACAATCGGTGCGACTGTGTGTTCGTATTTGTTGCGAATACTTTCGTCTATAGCAATTATTTTTGCCGCACGGTCGATACCGTCTTCGTGAGCCAGGGACCATCGTTTTTGCAATTGGCGACTAAGACTTTTGGGGAATCCGCTCATGTTATTGGCCTCCGGTCATTGGGTCAGGTTGGACCTATCGAACCATTAATCTGACACCTGTGAATTCGCAAATAGATTTCTGATTTTGTTTTAGGGCAAACCATGGCAAATGTTGTTTATCCTCATGACAAACTCGTAATGGTTAAAATTCGGCCTTTAGTGGCTCTCAAGCCCTTGTGAAGTCTTGATGAATGGTGCTTAAGGGGGGCATGATGCGTCTACTGAAATCAACGATTCACCCAAGCCTCGAAAATCTTGACGGCACGATGTTTCATCGTAAGGCTGCTCGAGCCATAATTTTAAATGGTACCGATATATTGATGCTCTATACCGAGCGTTATCAAGACTATACTTTGCCGGGTGGCGGGATTGACGAAAATGAAGACCGGATAGAGGGTTTGATTCGTGAACTGGAGGAGGAGACGGGCGCTCGCAATATCCGTGAGATTAAAGCGTTTGGCCTCTACGAGGAATATAGGCCCTGGTATAAACCAGAACACGACATCATGCACATGGAGTCTTACTGTTATCTTTGCACGATTGACTTAGAGCTGGGAGCCACACGTTTCGAGGATTATGAGATTAAAAATGGTATGAAACCGCTTTGGATTAATATTCACGATGCCATTGCCCACAACGAGAATACCATGGCGAAGAGCGACAAGAAGGGCATGTCCATTGAACGGGAAACCTTCCTGCTTAAGCAGATTGTCGCTGAACTTCTTTAGTTTGAGTCTCCATTTCACGTGTTAAATCTATATCTGATGCCGGTTTAGCCCGCCTTACTTTGCCTGCGTGGCCTTGATTCACTTATTCTACAAGCCGGCGACTTCACAAGAGCGACTTGCCTTAGCGACGATTTTCGCTGACTATTTCTTCAACAAAGCTGCACAGCCAGGCTTTGATGAAAATCAGTCAAAGTGACTATGCGCAGGGGGAAGAAATGAAGCGACTCGTAGGAACTGTTCTTATTGGTATGGCACTCGTATTTACGGGTTGCTCGAATGATGGAAGCGACACAGAAGCTGATGCATCAGATGTGAGTGACGCTACCGACGCAAGCGATAGCAGTGACGCATCTGATGCGAGTGATGCTGCCGACGCAAGCGATAGCAGTGACGTATCTGATGCGAGTGACACCTCCGACGCAAGCGATAGCAGCGACGTATCTGATGCGAGTGACACCTCCGACGCAAGCGATAGCAGTGACGCATCTGATGCGAGTGACGCTTCCGATCCAAGTGATAGCAGCGACCCATCGGATACTTCAGATCCATCAGCGAGCGCAGTGTTTTTAGAGGCTATCTCTGATTGCCCGCAGGCCGGTCATTTTCTCGCGCCAGGTGTTGATGAGAATTACATTGACTATAATGGGGACGGTCAGACCAATGCCGAGAATTGGAACAATTCAGACCTAATACCGGCGATTGAGGTCGATTGTACGAATCAAAATGTCGAAGTTACTTCGAATGGGGTTATCAATTTCGACTACGTTATTGGTGGGGGAGGCAACCCCTCACCCGTGGTCAATGAACAAACATTTCGGTTTCCCAAGAATCCTGAGATAGCTGCTGAAAATACCGCGTTGCCATTGGCCGGTTTAATCGGAGTATTGATCAACGGTGTGCAAATTTATGGTCCTAACGAAACAATCGCAGATAACGGAGCGGATCCTTACCTTCATGGGCTTTTGGGCTATTGCAATGGACACGTTCACAGTTATCACGGTCATGCCATTCCCGATTGCTTCTACAATATACCTACTTTGAGTGGAGCAGATTCGCTTTTAGAGGATGAGCAGGCTGGGCAGGTTCTTGGGTATGCATTGGATGGTTTTCCTATACTAGCGCCTTACGAATGTGTCGACGAAGCTTGTACCGAGGTTCTGCCGGTTCGCAGCGGCTGGACATACGATACGAGTGCAACGTGGGAAATTGATGCCATGGGTGTGACGGCCAGTGGAGACTGCATCATCGATGACGCTGGTGGCTTCTCAGACAATTACGTTTGGGATTGCAATTTGTATGTTGGGCCCAGCGATACAGCAACTGACCTATTTGCCGACGAATGCAATGGTCGTACACGCCCGGATGGAACCTATGCTTATTATGCTACACGTGAGTTTCCATATTTTACCGGGTGTTTTCGCGGGACTGCTCAAATCTCCGGACCGGGCGGAAATGGAAACGGTCCACCGGGGAACTGATGTCTCAATATGAGAGTATATGTTCAGGGACAAGCTGGAGATTCGACCGTTATGAAGTCCGGAATTCGTATGGTGGCTTCACGGGTATTCAATGAAGGTGATGAATCAACCATGGTTTGCTCCAGCCACTCTTGGGTTGGGATTGAGACCTGAACGGTTTGATCCGGGTATTGGCTGCAAAGTGGCTCATCGAATTCAATATTTAAAGCCCATGCATGATGTGAGGTGGCGAGAACCTCATCGCCTTGTTCCACTTGAAGAGAGCTCAAGATACCATTTGCTCTGATGCCTCCATGGGCGAAGAGCCAGTGAAGCCCACAGTACCGATGGTTACCCAAGGGGCCCTGGAAGATAAGTTCTTGTTCTTCGCCAATCAGGATACGTTGATGCCAGCTCCATTCACCTATTTCGGTGTAGGTAATAGGGTGACTGGCATGAGCGCTGCTGAACATACTGGGCCAGTGCCATGTCGATTCCTGGGCACAGCGAATCCATTCTATGCCGTAGCTGTAAAGCCAGCCAGCATACTGTGGGCTTTCTTCAATAACGACGGAAAGAGTTAGGGTCGTCTCTTCGGCCGCTGAATCTTGAGCGGTTTGGTTGCTGCATCCTATCATCGCGAAGTAGGTGGTTGTGAGGCAGGTGAGGATAAGCCAGCGGGTGCAGGCTTTGAATGATTCTATTCTACCACCGGCCATCGGGTGATTCATAACCTGCTCCCTTATCTTAGCTCGCTTTATAACCAACCCCAGCAGTGGTATCTTAGGTCCTCGCTTCGCCGCGACTTGATGCTAAACAACACAAGCTACTTGGAGTTAAAGTTATGTTTTACCGGCAACTTAAGCAACTCGGCGCAGCTGGGACGACACTTGACCTTATTTGGCAGGCAGGCCACAAACAGCAGAGCCAGGTCGTATGGCTGAAACGAATTTGGTGAGAGGTCGTTCTTGGCAAGTAGGTTTCTCTGGGGCAGCTTAAGGCGAGCCTCAATCATAACTTCTAGTAAGTATAGGATAGACCATGACGATTGAGGATTTCGACGGGATTTCACCGGTAATAAGTTCCAGTGCCTGGATTCATAAATCTGCGGCGGTGATTGGGCAAGTTGAGATTGGCGAGCAGTGTAGTATCTGGCCCAATGCTAATTTGAGGGCAGACGAGGGCAGTATTCATATCGGGGATCATTCGAATATTCAGGATGGCAGCACTGTTCATATGACCGGCGGCTTGTCGGTCACTAAGGTTGGCGCCAGAGTGACGGTTGGGCACAATTGTATTCTTCACGGCTGTATCATCGAAGATGACGTCTTGATTGGAATGGGCTCGATTGTGATGGATAACGCGGTGGTGGGAGCGGGGTCATATATTGGGGCCGGTACCTTAATTACCGCGGGAAAAGTGATTCCACCAAAGAGTCTCGTGTTCGGTAACCCTATGCAGATTAAGCGGGCAACCAACGAAAAAGAGGCGATGTGGATCCAGTACGCCTGGAAGCATTACGTGGAGAACAGTCGTAAGTATCTTGCTGGAGAGACTTAGGGTTCAACCTCTGGGATATCTCGGTGTTGAGTGCAGCGTCGTATACCTAGTGTAGTACATTTAATGTAATTAAAAAGTAGGGGAACTCTGCCGTCAGGATCATGCATATGAGTAGTTGTACTTAACGACTTTCTCTCTTGCATCATTTGTGTTCAGCCGGATAGTAGGGCGAGCGATGTCTGTAGAACTAGATAAAAATCTCAATATTGAGTCATTGGAAGAGAGTATCCGGGAAGTGGCCCGGTCTCAGCCTGGTTGCATTCCATATGAGAGTCACCGTCCCATCCGAATACCCGGTCGGCTTCAAGGGCAACCCATTCGTTCCTGCTTGGCCGTTCTATGTCCCCATGTGCCAGCAAGGCAGTGGGATGATGCTTTACGTGAGGGCCGTTTAAGTGTGGATGGGCGAAAGCTGGATCTGGATGAAGCAGCTTTCGGTGGTATGGCTGTGAATTACATCACTCATGGTCGTACTGAGCCCGCCATTGCGACCGATATAAAAATTATTCATATAGATAATGAACTTCTGATTTTGCAAAAGCCCGCTCCTTTGGCTGTGCACCCGTGTGGCCGTTTCAATAAGAACACGCTTTTAGCTTTTGCGAAGATTGCTTGGCCAGACGAAGACTTGAGACCCGCACATCGCATTGATGCAGCTACCACTGGGCTCTTGGTTCTTACACGGAATAAATTGGCGGCTCACTATGTGCAGAGTCAGTTCCAGGGGCGCGAGGTTCATAAGACGTATCTGGTCCGAGTGGAGGGATGTCCTGCGAATGATACCTTCACTTCAGAAGCGAGAATAGACTTAAGCACGGGGGACAAGGGGCGTCGTAAAGTCTCCACCGACGGATCCGCGGCTAAGACAGATTTCGAAGTTGTAGCGCGCTTGAATGATGGAACAAGCTTGCTTTATGCGCATCCGATAAGTGGGCGGACAAACCAGATACGATTGCATCTCCAGGACTGTGGTTTTCCTATCGTAGGAGACAATGCGTACGGGAGCGAAGAGGATGTGGGAACCGGCATGGTATCGCAGGACCAGCTCTTGCACCTGCATGCGCATTCGATTTCTTTTCGGCATCCGTCCGATGAAAGAACTGTCACGTATAAATCAAAACTTCCGCAGTGGGCGGACCGTTCGAAGGATAAAGAGTAGTGGCAATCAAGATGCGCCGAGTCGCATACGTTAGAGTGCCTTAATATGAGGAGTGAATTACAGGGCTTTTGTTCTTCAGTGGGCCAAATCATTGCCACCTGAACGATAGCTTCGTAAACTTATTGTCCATGGAAAAGAAAGCCTATTTGTTCTCATTGGCGCTCGCATGCGTGTTTATGCTTCTGGCAAAGCCCAGTCCGGCGAAGGCTGACGCTGAGATTGATTTCTATGGCTATATTCGGCTCGATTCCGTCTACAATACGAGTCGTTTGAGCTCACCCATTACGCCGCTCTATGCCAAGGCTATTGAAGATGGTGGGAGTAAAGAAGGAACTCTCTACATGAACCCGCGTCTGTCTGGAGTGGGTTTGCGAGCTAAGGGTCCAAACCCTACTGGGTTTGAGTCCTTTGAGCTTGGCGCGAGAATGGAAATTGACTTCCACAATGGCGGACGAGATTCGAGGCAATTGATACGCATGCGCCATGCTTATGCTTTTCTCAAAATGGGACAGTTTCAGATTCTTTTTGGACAAACGTGGCATACGGTAAGTAGACTCTATCCGGCAGGTGCAACCACGTCACTGATCTGGATGGGCGGAAATACCGGTGACAGAGCACCTCAGGTTCGATTGACTCTCAGTGATTCAAATAAAAGAGCCAATTTTCAGATAGATGCTTCGATTCACATGCAAAATGCCGTTGATTCGGGGGACAGCGATGGGGATGCCATTCTCAACGGACCTCAGGCTTCTTTCCCCGGCCTTCAGGGCAGGGCGGCTCTGGGGGTAAAGCTTTGGAGTAAGCAAGAACTTAAGCTTGCCTTCGGTGCCCATGCGGGAATGGGGCGCTATAAGCTCGACGCAGTGGATAAAGACGTAACCTCATTTGGTCTCTTTCTTGAGGTGGTTCTTCCCATTTATGATGGCTATTTCATTCAGGGTGAAATGTATAAAGGCAGCAATGTCTCAGACTTACGGGGTGGCTCAGGGCAAGGGATTTCGACCGCTGGCGAAGAGATAGAGTCGATGGGGTATTGGGTCGAATTGGTGGCATTGCCCACTTCCTGGTTAAAACTATCGCTCGGCACAGGCGAAGACAATCCTGACAATTCAGTTCTTGATTCCGGAGCGCGAACCCTTAATCAAACGGTTTGGGGCCTGATTCATGTAAGACCTTGGAAGAATTTCCGTGTGGGCTTTGAATGGACCCATTTTCAAACCAGTTTTGTTGGCTCCAAGAAGGTGAGCGCAGAGCACGTGGTTAGTCATCTTACCTATTATTTTTAGTCAACATAGCCACTTAAGTGAGCGCCACGAAGATTCGATTTCTTGAGAATTTAGAGGCTCAGATTTTCACATGTTCTGGCAATGGGTTTGATTTTTCCGGCGATTGGCTTCCCGGCCGAGAACTTGCTCTAATCACAAAGAACCAATCTCGGATGGGTGTTGTTTAATTCATTCCGGGCCGGCTTGTTTAGCGATTAGGGAGCCTCATGCGTTCGGTCTCATGAGCATGAACAGAGCAATACTCACGAGATTTTGAGCCGATGAAGCAATACACTAAAGATTACTCCGTTTGGCAGCAGATACTTTGGGTTTGTGATGAGCGAGAGGCGCCGGATAGTACCTACAGGTATTTGGCATTTTTGCATTTGGTCCTCGGGTATTCAATCATTATTGTTCCGACGTTTCTCGTGATGGACCGTTGGGTTGGGTTATCACCATACCCTGAGCTTGCTCAGGAATTGCTTTTCATTTGGAAGATTGCACACGTTGGGTTGCTTGCGTCTGTAGTGACTGCGGCGGTTGCCTCGACGCAATTGCTGGGGGCACCTCGTATGTCCTTGGCGAGAATGGCGACTTATGTCTACGTCATCTTAGATGTGGTCACCACGTTGCTCTTCGCATTGATTCAGGGCTACGACGAGGCAATGCCGCAATTTCTGATTTTTCTGTTTACGGTAATGTTTCGTGCACTTCTACCTTACCGCTATGCTTTCGCCTGCTGTCTGGCCACGGTGTTAACGATGTTTATATTTTGGAGTTGGCTTTACACCATCCCCGACTTGGCAATGTATTTTATTCCACATGCCGACACCGGTTCGTTAAATGCTCTGACCTACTTTTTTGGATTGGCGACCATTGCTTTTATTATGTTGGTACTCTTTTGTGCGGTGAATTATCTCGTGAACCAGCGCAATATTTTGGAAAACTATCTAACGAATCAAGTTCTCGCCCGTTACCTTCCGCCTCGTTTGGTGGCCCAGGCATCAAGTGGCAATCTCGACTTTGAACATGATCCAGAAAGCCGGGTCTTAACTGTTCTCTTTGCCGACTTGGTGGGATTTACGAAGATGTCGACCGAGCTTGGATCAGTTGGCGTGGCAAAAGTGATCAATCAGTTTAGTACTGAGGTCAGTGAGTTGGCTCATTACCACGGAGGGACAGTTGATAAATTTATCGGTGACTGTGTCATGGTGGTTTTTGGTGCACCGGATTCGATGACGACACAGGCTCAGGCATACCGCTGTACCGAAATGGCAGAGCAGATGGTGGAGATGGTTCGGACTATCGACTGGGGAGTTCCTCTAAGTATTAGAGTCGGTATCAGCACCGGTGAAATGGTTGTTGGGCACTTCGGATCG
This genomic window contains:
- a CDS encoding YHYH protein, whose product is MKRLVGTVLIGMALVFTGCSNDGSDTEADASDVSDATDASDSSDASDASDAADASDSSDVSDASDTSDASDSSDVSDASDTSDASDSSDASDASDASDPSDSSDPSDTSDPSASAVFLEAISDCPQAGHFLAPGVDENYIDYNGDGQTNAENWNNSDLIPAIEVDCTNQNVEVTSNGVINFDYVIGGGGNPSPVVNEQTFRFPKNPEIAAENTALPLAGLIGVLINGVQIYGPNETIADNGADPYLHGLLGYCNGHVHSYHGHAIPDCFYNIPTLSGADSLLEDEQAGQVLGYALDGFPILAPYECVDEACTEVLPVRSGWTYDTSATWEIDAMGVTASGDCIIDDAGGFSDNYVWDCNLYVGPSDTATDLFADECNGRTRPDGTYAYYATREFPYFTGCFRGTAQISGPGGNGNGPPGN
- a CDS encoding adenylate/guanylate cyclase domain-containing protein, with amino-acid sequence MSGFPKSLSRQLQKRWSLAHEDGIDRAAKIIAIDESIRNKYEHTVAPIVIDMAGFTARAREFGILHYLAMVEMMRTTLQPIVESSHGTVVKTEADNLFAHFPSPAKALHALGHVNKATRKLNQSVDDSHRIDLSVGVGYGPTLLTQADMWGSDFNMACKLGEDLAQTGEILFSENAWKQLRAKRKIFEERSFVVAGHPVNAYSLQLGGL
- a CDS encoding gamma carbonic anhydrase family protein, coding for MTIEDFDGISPVISSSAWIHKSAAVIGQVEIGEQCSIWPNANLRADEGSIHIGDHSNIQDGSTVHMTGGLSVTKVGARVTVGHNCILHGCIIEDDVLIGMGSIVMDNAVVGAGSYIGAGTLITAGKVIPPKSLVFGNPMQIKRATNEKEAMWIQYAWKHYVENSRKYLAGET
- a CDS encoding NUDIX domain-containing protein, with the protein product MRLLKSTIHPSLENLDGTMFHRKAARAIILNGTDILMLYTERYQDYTLPGGGIDENEDRIEGLIRELEEETGARNIREIKAFGLYEEYRPWYKPEHDIMHMESYCYLCTIDLELGATRFEDYEIKNGMKPLWINIHDAIAHNENTMAKSDKKGMSIERETFLLKQIVAELL
- a CDS encoding adenylate/guanylate cyclase domain-containing protein; translation: MKQYTKDYSVWQQILWVCDEREAPDSTYRYLAFLHLVLGYSIIIVPTFLVMDRWVGLSPYPELAQELLFIWKIAHVGLLASVVTAAVASTQLLGAPRMSLARMATYVYVILDVVTTLLFALIQGYDEAMPQFLIFLFTVMFRALLPYRYAFACCLATVLTMFIFWSWLYTIPDLAMYFIPHADTGSLNALTYFFGLATIAFIMLVLFCAVNYLVNQRNILENYLTNQVLARYLPPRLVAQASSGNLDFEHDPESRVLTVLFADLVGFTKMSTELGSVGVAKVINQFSTEVSELAHYHGGTVDKFIGDCVMVVFGAPDSMTTQAQAYRCTEMAEQMVEMVRTIDWGVPLSIRVGISTGEMVVGHFGSAVRSDYTVIGPAVNLAARLETVCPPGCVLVSEHTAELLGDSRALKKIGPLSLKGVGDDIYAWSFKVL
- a CDS encoding RluA family pseudouridine synthase; this translates as MSVELDKNLNIESLEESIREVARSQPGCIPYESHRPIRIPGRLQGQPIRSCLAVLCPHVPARQWDDALREGRLSVDGRKLDLDEAAFGGMAVNYITHGRTEPAIATDIKIIHIDNELLILQKPAPLAVHPCGRFNKNTLLAFAKIAWPDEDLRPAHRIDAATTGLLVLTRNKLAAHYVQSQFQGREVHKTYLVRVEGCPANDTFTSEARIDLSTGDKGRRKVSTDGSAAKTDFEVVARLNDGTSLLYAHPISGRTNQIRLHLQDCGFPIVGDNAYGSEEDVGTGMVSQDQLLHLHAHSISFRHPSDERTVTYKSKLPQWADRSKDKE